Proteins from a genomic interval of Debaryomyces hansenii CBS767 chromosome E complete sequence:
- a CDS encoding DEHA2E10714p (weakly similar to ca|CA1796|IPF11259 Candida albicans IPF11259 unknown function and some similarities with uniprot|P40489 Saccharomyces cerevisiae YIL101C XBP1 Transcriptional repressor that binds to promoter sequences of the cyclin genes) encodes MIPFNTPRQFSYDSYQTGYAQYFPTNNPPNNENGGNTGNNVYDRTNTINANANMNTESKLNYGSNNEFDMNFAPIAYTPEKNGFGPPAIGKHKKSKSFPKTQFPLINKFQNSVNETSTKTHSNSGVHLCNKVNFPVHQLSLDIPQGNISSLQSIYPQIETKKYSTSAIDPLRNYVTVFEYNINNHWIIWDYETGFVHLTGIWKASINDEVNTHRNLKADIVKLLESTPKQYHQHIKRIRGGFLKIQGTWLPFDLCKMLAKRFCYHIRFQLIPIFGNAFPSECLKPDDKGFGELKLDEDVNDTAAENGSRQGKKTHKIDKRRSTSLLESPIIKRSSSTSHLTMPSANQIPTPNSMPVNNIPQRLPQFTFPQTTGVSNQQFQYQENTPQYALSSSTHNSYHTPNASSFSLPQNQSAPLISTRSLSLQIPYQNSMYVSPNAQTSSSYHSPRHFSHTADHTFHTPYHTPQHSFHTPSHTNSVSKHSVQHTPSSDMPYHEMVDLVNASKCLQSLSQTQISPISHEPESNRDYVASIPKSPTGNNTSGNGISSILLAAGVSEEHYQKSNRSRRISMKINDILS; translated from the coding sequence ATGATACCTTTTAATACACCCCGTCAATTTTCGTATGATTCGTATCAAACAGGTTACGCTCAATACTTTCCCACAAATAATCCCCcgaataatgaaaatgggGGCAATACTGGTAATAATGTATATGATAGGACTAATACCATAAATGCCAATGCCAATATGAACACTGAATCCAAGTTAAATTATGGATCTAATAATGAGTTTGACATGAATTTTGCGCCTATAGCCTATACTCCTGAAAAAAATGGATTTGGTCCGCCAGCAATTGGCAAACACAAGAAGAGTAAATCATTCCCGAAAACACAATTTCCCttgatcaataaattcCAGAATAGTGTGAATGAGACATCCACGAAGACACATAGTAATTCAGGAGTTCATTTGTGCAATAAAGTCAACTTTCCTGTGCATCAGCTAAGTTTGGATATTCCACAGGGCAATATCTCTAGCTTGCAATCCATTTATCCTCAGATAGagacaaagaaatattctaCATCTGCAATTGATCCACTAAGGAATTATGTCACCGTATTCGagtataatattaataatcaTTGGATCATTTGGGATTATGAGACGGGATTTGTTCACTTGACAGGAATTTGGAAAGCGTCAATAAACGATGAAGTTAATACCCATAGGAATTTGAAGGCAGATATAGTTAAGCTACTTGAGTCCACTCCCAAACAATACCATCAGCATATCAAACGCATTAGAGGAGGATTTTTGAAGATCCAAGGAACTTGGTTACCATTTGATTTATGCAAAATGTTGGCTAAGCGATTTTGTTACCATATaagatttcaattgataccAATTTTTGGAAACGCTTTTCCGCTGGAATGTTTGAAACCTGATGATAAGGGTTTTGGGGAATTAAAATTGGATGAAGATGTGAATGATACCGCCGCGGAGAATGGATCTAGACAGGGCAAGAAGACTCATAAAATTGACAAGCGTCGATCAACTTCTTTATTGGAATCACctattattaaaagatcatcatcaacatcaCATTTGACAATGCCACTGGCGAATCAGATTCCAACCCCAAATTCTATGCCTGTTAACAATATTCCTCAACGCCTACCTCAATTTACCTTTCCTCAGACGACAGGAGTTTCCAaccaacaatttcaataccAGGAGAATACCCCTCAATATGcgttatcttcttcaactcACAATTCTTACCACACACCTAACGCATCAAGCTTTTCTCTTCCCCAGAACCAATCAGCCCCATTAATATCAACACGAAGCTTATCGTTACAGATTCCCTATCAAAATAGTATGTACGTCCTGCCTAATGCTCAGACGTCTTCACTGTATCATAGCCCACGTCATTTCTCACACACAGCAGATCATACTTTCCATACACCTTACCATACACCTCAACATTCGTTTCATACACCTAGTCATACCAACCTGGTTTCCAAACATCTGGTACAGCACACACCATCTTCTGATATGCCTTATCATGAAATGGTTGATTTAGTCAATGCATCAAAGTGTCTTCAATCATTAAGTCAGACCCAAATCTCACCTATTTCGCACGAACCAGAATCAAATAGAGACTACGTCGCTTCCATTCCGAAAAGTCCTACCGGCAATAATACTTCTGGAAATGGAATTTCTTCTATCCTTCTTGCAGCTGGTGTCAGCGAGGAACACTACCAAAAGTCCAATCGTTCAAGAAGGATTAGTATGAAAATAAACGACATTTTATCTTGA
- a CDS encoding DEHA2E10736p (similar to uniprot|P53959 Saccharomyces cerevisiae YNL041C COG6 Component of the conserved oligomeric Golgi complex), which translates to MDFIDFDSFQQDEIPQPQPALSLPITSNIENLGKRFSNFNSLTKNLLKFDEKDDIKVDGDESEETKLAEKYANLSLNLINSLEDDNEEENESDLNRSKTTTTLSTRLSRVLNNSMPDSLVREIFANLDLKIENIAALVEPGITGSNSRKKLRGEIENDLIKTQGLMLKEYQPVIKNLSNLENDLKNLNGLRDSITEKVNKDFQSTKDLNGEVKNLNDTKSLINLKKGLLISFQNKFALDVYEEYVLQNGEINDEFFQVLIKCEKIHENCSILLSVDNPQLGLKIMSKFNQLINKSVERIINFTNKTLNNLYSLNTTTKLTTLHQCLKFLRKRLNYFNTVIDNFVDTRSRLIIDEFLNQINGDLDKSGDNRSGSIQHDRPIILSAHDPVRFIGDLLAYIHSVVVNETETISSIFGISKEENEDDDIEYKDIIDDVTGRILNSLSRSVKSKIEQVITSETKLATIYAIYSLVELYTIMFAKHLKESSNDKHNLLMTVRELVSSSQNKIISIIQNKLTTIKSSNSAQLELNTDLQPPEWIIEFYSDILPIIDQNTSDTFMNLSTENNAEFMKMIINKPIEIFNEHIENNISKLFNRRDQVILKLNFLDLILSKIMPIILLSDKILELNDLTEKLSLELTNLQLDSLISGCQLTNFYNIINMICPFSDDFFDVSIYQPITENKLFSEDNIIAANDIIQNFLPSALLDIQQSLFKVNSPMIVNNIITNSSLEFIKFYLKFNLIINEYLDDASLIWSDIEVATLLGVEEPYQQTKKSMSFD; encoded by the coding sequence ATGGATTTCATAGACTTTGATTCGTTTCAGCAGGATGAAATACCTCAGCCACAACCTGCGTTGTCGTTGCCAATAacatcaaatattgaaaatttagGTAAACgattttccaattttaataGTCTAACTAAAAACTTATTAAAGTTTGATGAAAAGGATGACATTAAAGTTGATGGAGATGAATctgaagaaacaaaattgGCAGAAAAGTATGCtaatttatctttaaatttgattaatagtTTGGAAGATGATAACGAGGAGGAAAATGAAAGTGATTTGAATAGGTCGAAAACGACAACCACATTATCAACGAGATTATCTAGAGttcttaataattctatgCCAGATTCATTAGTCAGAGAGATATTTGcaaatttggatttgaagattgaaaatatagCAGCTCTTGTCGAGCCTGGGATTACAGGCTCCAACTCACGTAAAAAATTAAGAGGGGAAATTGAGAACGATCTTATTAAGACACAGGGCTTGATGTTGAAGGAGTATCAACCGGTCATTAAGAACTTGAGTAATTTGGAAAAcgatttgaaaaatttaaatggATTGAGAGACTCGATCACAGAGAAGGTGAATAAAGATTTTCAGTCTACTAAGGATTTGAATGGCGAGgtcaagaatttgaatgacACTAAGagtttgataaatttaaagaaaggGTTATTAATTAGCTTTCAAAATAAGTTTGCATTGGATGTATACGAGGAGTATGTACTACAGAATGGGGAGATTAACGATGAATTCTTCCAGGTGTTAATTAAAtgtgaaaaaattcatgAGAATTGTTCTATCCTTTTATCAGTGGACAATCCCCAATTAggtttgaaaataatgtcTAAGTTTAACCAactaattaataaatcagtCGAGCGAATTATCAACTTTACAAATAAGacattaaataatctttATTCGTTAAACACTACTACGAAATTGACAACATTACACCAATGCTTGAAGTTTTTAAGAAAAAGGTTGAACTATTTTAATACTGTTATTGACAATTTTGTCGATACAAGATCAAGATTGATAATCgatgaatttttgaatcagATCAATGGAGATTTAGATAAGTCTGGTGACAATAGATCAGGATCTATCCAACACGATAGGCCTATTATTCTCTCCGCCCATGATCCTGTCAGATTTATTGGTGACTTGTTGGCTTATATTCATTCCGTTGTAGTTAATGAAACTGAGACTATTAGTAGTATATTTGGGATTagcaaagaagaaaatgagGACGACGACATTGAATATAAGGATATAATCGATGATGTTACCGGTAGAATATTGAACTCATTATCCAGATCGGTCAAATCTAAAATTGAACAAGTTATAACTTCTGAAACTAAATTAGCAACAATATATGCTATTTACAGCTTAGTGGAGTTGTACACTATAATGTTTGCAAAGCATCTCAAAGAATCTTCAAATGACAAACataatttgttgatgacTGTTAGAGAATTAGTAAGTTCATCACAGAATAAAATTATCtctattattcaaaacaaattGACTACCATAAAGTCAAGTAACCTGGCTCAGTTGGAGTTAAATACAGATTTACAACCCCCCGAAtggattattgaattttattctGATATTCTACCTATCATTGATCAGAATACATCAGATACATTTATGAATTTGTCAACTGAGAATAATGCTGAATTTATGAAGATGATCATAAATAAACcgattgaaattttcaatgaacacattgaaaacaatatttcaaagCTCTTCAATAGAAGAGATCAggttattttgaaattaaatttcttagatttaattctttctaAAATTATGCCTATAATACTATTATCAGACAAAATATTAGAGTTAAATGATTTAACCGAGAAATTATCACTAGAATTAACGAATTTGCAATTGGATAGCTTGATAAGTGGGTGCCAGTTAACTAATTTTtacaatatcattaatatgATATGTCCATTTTCAGACGATTTTTTTGATGTTTCAATTTACCAACCAATCactgaaaataaattattctcTGAAGATAACATCATAGCAGCCAACGATATCATACAAAATTTCTTACCCTCTGCATTACTTGATATACAACAATCCCTATTTAAAGTTAATTCGCCCATGATTGTTAACAACATTATAACGAATTCTTCGCTTGAGTTCATTAAATTCtatttaaaattcaatttgatcATAAACGAATATCTAGACGATGCTCTGTTGATCTGGTCTGACATTGAAGTTGCTACACTATTGGGCGTGGAAGAGCCCTATCAACAAACCAAAAAATCGATGAGTTTTGATTAG
- a CDS encoding DEHA2E10758p (highly similar to uniprot|P40487 Saccharomyces cerevisiae YIL103W DPH1 Protein required for synthesis of diphthamide which is a modified histidine residue of translation elongation factor 2 (Eft1p or Eft2p)), translated as MEPKPEELEKKKVVRRKFIGKRSSVKGDEASLVKSANKTRHVGRVMNQIPQEILNDKDLNEAIRLLPSNYNFEIHKTVWNIKKNGAKRVALQMPEGLLIYSLIISDILEQFCEVETVVMGDVSYGACCIDDYTARALDCDFIVHYAHSCLVPIDITDIKVLYVFVTINIDEQHLINTIKLNFDKGSQLAVFGTIQFNPTIHSIKSKLENDEEKTMYLIPPQTMPLSKGEVLGCTSARLNKEQIKAMIYIGDGRFHLESSMIHNPEIPAYRYDPYSRKFTKEYYDQKQMIEVREDAVKIASNAKKIGLILGALGRQGNPVTLNNLETKLSAKGIQVVKIILSEIFPQKLSMFNDIDAFIQVACPRLSIDWGYAFNKPLLTPYEAMVMLENDTKWNETYYPMDYYSKEGYGRGKVPDHSNVI; from the coding sequence ATGGAGCCTAAACCAGAAGAattggagaagaagaaggttgTGAGGAGAAAGTTTATAGGGAAAAGACTGTCGGTTAAAGGGGATGAGGCATCATTAGTAAAGTCAGCTAACAAAACCAGACATGTAGGAAGAGTAATGAACCAAATACCacaagaaatattgaatgataaagaTTTAAACGAAGCCATCAGGTTATTACCATCTAActataattttgaaattcataAAACAGTTTGGAACATTAAGAAAAATGGTGCTAAACGGGTTGCATTACAAATGCCTGAGGGtctattaatatattcacTTATCATTTCAGACATTTTGGAACAATTTTGTGAGGTTGAAACGGTCGTGATGGGAGATGTGTCTTATGGTGCGTGTTGTATTGATGACTATACCGCCAGAGCATTAGACTGTGATTTTATTGTTCACTATGCACATTCATGTTTGGTTCCGATAGATATAACGGATATTAAAGTATTGTATGTTTTCGTAACTATCAATATCGATGAGCAACACTTGATCAATACCATAAAGTTGAACTTTGATAAGGGATCACAATTGGCAGTGTTTGGaacaattcaatttaatCCAACAATACATAGTATTAAAAGTaaacttgaaaatgatgaagaaaagacCATGTACTTGATACCTCCACAGACTATGCCACTATCTAAAGGTGAAGTGCTAGGATGTACTTCTGCAAGATTAAATAAGGAACAAATCAAAGCAATGATATATATAGGAGATGGAAGGTTCCATCTTGAAAGTTCAATGATCCACAACCCGGAAATCCCAGCCTACAGATATGATCCATATTCGAGAAAGTTTACCAAAGAATATTATGATCAAAAGCAAATGATCGAAGTACGGGAGGATGCCGTCAAGATTGCATCAAATGCCAAAAAGATTGGTTTGATCTTAGGGGCGCTAGGTAGACAAGGTAATCCTGTaactttaaataatttggaaacaAAATTATCTGCAAAAGGCATACAAGTGGTCAAAATTATTCTCAGTGAAATTTTCCCACAAAAACTATCAATGTTCAACGATATTGATGCGTTTATTCAAGTTGCATGTCCAAGATTGTCTATCGATTGGGGTTATGCGTTCAACAAACCTTTATTAACCCCATATGAAGCAATGGTTATGTTAGAAAACGATACGAAATGGAATGAAACTTATTATCCTATGGACTATTATTCTAAAGAAGGTTACGGTAGAGGGAAGGTACCTGATCATTCAAATGTTATTTAG
- a CDS encoding DEHA2E10780p (similar to uniprot|P40486 Saccharomyces cerevisiae YIL104C SHQ1 Essential nuclear protein required for accumulation of box H/ACA snoRNAs and for rRNA processing) — protein sequence MITPFFTINQDDEFIFIDVKISHVRFNSQNIEMMVDNELFIFSLSPYYLRIRLPFACIDDERSHAQFDSKSESVKIKIPKLNKGEFFPDLDLSSKLLARSINGTHEEALLKEAGEINDGNSQTPKETSTKPLIQELDVNNDLSTTPGNLEKDIAEGERFNWEVAQTMPDEQNDENSHINITKVRYGFNNEYDSIVGVSISNGNDINELGDPEATPASDRIVERLIKENIKFDPEYYAADYIMEKFPSPDDDKLFTDLIEWKSPITRNFMKWYKAQKELPEEDKEQIMHVEFSKDEQEKMLNLPRKTYLINDVYKPQLLGLLVSLLFAYHFDLRETVGDHTIESAWTVGKLTPQFACLDSQIAISGEQNKENFLKSIAITSIRRALSFPLHRNYKLVSRVWDDVYYNLRGGKRLVLKSLLDLKELFRYHDVYYVYDKIWLEDLCSWIISDQVTEGMIRNLAHDLRKEYVALSKTEITFEKLEKQEDNDNIGEDNEDEMVALNIQEVEIMAQESFDAYQNQ from the coding sequence ATGATTACACCTTTCTTTACTATAAACcaagatgatgaattcatattcatagATGTGAAGATTTCACACGTTCGGTTTAACAGTCAAAATATTGAGATGATGgttgataatgaattattcatattttcattaagtCCATACTACTTGAGAATTAGATTACCATTTGCTTGTATCGACGATGAAAGATCGCATGCCCAGTTTGATTCTAAAAGTGAAAGTGTTAAAATTAAGATTCCCAAGCTTAACAAAGGAGAATTCTTCCCAGATTTGGATTTAAGTTCGAAGTTACTTGCTAGATCGATTAATGGAACTCATGAGGAAGCTCTTTTGAAAGAGGCTGGAGAAATCAATGATGGCAACAGTCAAACACCAAAAGAGACCTCCACTAAACCATTGATTCAAGAGCTCGATGTGAACAATGATTTATCTACAACTCCAGGTAATTTAGAGAAAGATATTGCGGAAGGTGAAAGATTCAATTGGGAAGTTGCTCAGACAATGCCAGATGAACAAAACGATGAAAATTCGCATATTAACATTACCAAGGTCAGATACGGATTTAATAATGAGTATGACTCTATAGTTGGTGTGTCGATTTCTAATGGGAATGATATCAATGAACTTGGTGATCCTGAAGCCACCCCTGCTAGTGATAGAATCGTTGAAAGattaattaaagaaaatattaaatttgatcCAGAATATTATGCTGCGGACTATATCATGGAGAAGTTTCCAAGTCCTGACGATGACAAATTGTTCACGGATTTGATCGAGTGGAAGTCTCCCATAACTAGAAATTTCATGAAATGGTATAAAGCTCAAAAAGAGCTTCCAGAGGAAGATAAGGAACAAATAATGCATGTGGAGTTTAGTAAAGACGAGCAGGAAAAGATGCTAAACCTTCCGAGAAAAACATACTTGATTAATGATGTGTATAAACCTCAGTTGTTAGGACTTTTggtatcattattatttgcataTCACTTTGACCTACGGGAAACGGTAGGAGACCATACAATTGAAAGTGCTTGGACAGTTGGAAAACTAACTCCTCAATTCGCCTGTTTAGATTCACAAATAGCAATATCTGGTgaacaaaataaagaaaacttTTTAAAATCTATTGCCATAACCAGCATAAGAAGAGCTTTATCGTTCCCGTTACATAGAAACTATAAATTAGTATCAAGAGTATGGGATGACGTCTATTATAACTTGAGAGGTGGGAAACGGTTGGTGTTAAAGTCTTTACTAGATTTAAAGGAATTATTTCGGTATCATGATGTTTATTATGTCTATGATAAAATTTGGTTAGAGGATTTATGTTCTTGGATTATTAGTGATCAAGTTACTGAAGGGATGATTAGAAATTTGGCTCATGACTTAAGAAAGGAATATGTTGCATTGTCTAAAACGGAGATCACATtcgaaaaattagaaaaacAAGAGGACAACGACAATATTGGGGAGGATAACGAGGATGAAATGGTGGCATTAAATATacaagaagttgaaataaTGGCTCAAGAGCTGTTTGATGCGTATCAAAACCAGTGA
- a CDS encoding DEHA2E10802p (similar to ca|CA1790|IPF13971 Candida albicans IPF13971 unknown function) — MSSDSMSVHSLIDKFSNSERVSNEQRGVGTRKRGSEVHQKSQQQQTQQDEVNQEHVKEANTNSIDETGLLSLLGPNVKSFPLSEEAYIESIKLRTEQEKTKQSYYKLETANKNLLMLNTALKANIPPNLIPLMYVPNEDVNAKPNIDPGFKSGVKSESSSAVSSPFQQGNRAGVRNLYQQDTSSSSLVPPINYKFGGSNTPNATRRPLSPAKIGAAAVANLATPTNPYKNNRRNILPSHQRHFSMPAPTSSVTPNRNRATPGDLNAIDTTLQPQNKLKPPSNISTLNASGNTSDSGTLQSPLGATSSIQVKPSPAQPLHKSTRSANPPSQESMTSFQHIIQFHHWKPDGPSVGSSTGGSPMRMHKRHKSSSENMSIDLTPNSFSNINENAPVIRVNNSHDIDINSNDDQDVDDDEDDDDNDNDVDDDDDITMETSTITDINVSKIPRTESFDDSNNDTSSNIGRYPHDILSPSNS, encoded by the coding sequence ATGTCATCTGATTCTATGAGTGTTCATTCACTTATTGATAAGTTTTCTAATTCGGAAAGGGTTTCCAATGAACAGAGAGGTGTGGGAACAAGGAAAAGAGGGTCCGAAGTACACCAGAAATCGCAACAGCAACAAACACAACAAGACGAAGTAAACCAAGAGCATGTCAAAGAAGCTAATACAAATAGTATAGATGAAACAGGGCTTTTGTCGTTATTAGGACCTAACGTGAAATCATTTCCTTTGTCTGAAGAAGCATATATTGAATCTATTAAACTCCGGACGGAGCAGGAGAAAACAAAACAAAGCTACTATAAATTGGAAACTGCAAATAAGAACTTGCTTATGCTAAATACTGCTTTAAAGGCTAACATACCTCCTAATTTAATCCCGCTAATGTATGTGCCTAATGAGGACGTTAATGCAAAGCCTAATATAGATCCTGGATTTAAGTCTGGTGTTAAACTGGAATCGTCGTCAGCAGTATCCAGTCCCTTCCAACAAGGTAACAGGGCGGGTGTCAGGAACTTATACCAACAGGACACTTCTAGTTCCAGTCTAGTACCACCcattaattataaatttggGGGTAGCAATACGCCTAATGCCACAAGAAGGCCACTATCCCCTGCGAAGATTGGAGCTGCAGCAGTTGCAAATTTAGCTACTCCTACAAATCcttataaaaataatagaagaaatattttaccACTGCATCAAAGGCATTTTTCCATGCCGGCCCCAACTTCTTCGGTCACTCCTAATAGAAATAGGGCGACCCCCGGTGATTTAAATGCAATTGATACCACTTTACAGCCCCAGAATAAACTCAAACCTCCGTCAAATATTTCCACATTAAATGCTTCAGGAAACACTTCAGATTCGGGTACACTACAATCTCCATTGGGCGCAACATCATCAATCCAGGTCAAGCCATCGCCAGCTCAACCATTGCATAAACTGACAAGACTGGCTAATCCACCGTCACAAGAGTCTATGACATCATTTCAACACATAATCCAATTTCACCATTGGAAACCAGATGGTCCAAGTGTGGGCTCTTCAACTGGTGGAAGTCCAATGAGAATGCATAAGAGACATAAGTCATCATCTGAGAATATGTCAATAGATTTAACTCCTAATTCATTTTCgaatatcaatgaaaatgCTCCAGTAATACGTGTGAATAACTCACATgatatagatataaattcaaatgatgatCAGGATGTAGATGACGACGAGGATGATGACGACAATGACAATGAcgttgatgatgatgatgacatTACAATGGAGACAAGTACCATTACGGACATAAATGTTTCAAAAATTCCACGAACTGAATCTTTTGATGACTCAAATAACGATACTCTGCTGAATATTGGAAGATACCCTCATGATATTTTATCGCCATCAAATTCTTAA